AGGAGGACATACTATGGCAAAAGAACATGAATATAGCAAGGATCAATCATTAGCATTGGCTGTACTCACAGTGAGTGATACACGTCACTTAGAAAATGACCGTGGTGGCGATACAATCCGTCAAATGCTTGAAAGTGAAGGGCATCAAATTGTAGCGTCATCTATTTGTAAAGATGAAAAACAAGAAATTGAGGAATCAATAAAAAAATGGTTAGAAAACCCAAATATACAGGGGATTGTTACAACAGGAGGTACCGGTTTAGGATTCAGAGATATTACACCTGAAACAATTGAGCCGTATTTTACAAAGCATATAAAGGGTTTTGGAGAATTGTTTAGAATGCTTAGTTATACGGAAGATGTCGGGTCGAAATCGTTGTTAAGTCGAGCAGAGGCAGGCATTGTTGAAGATAAAGTCATTTACATATTGCCAGGGTCAGTAAAGGCTGTAGAACTGGCGATGAAAAAGCTCGTTCTACCTGAACTACACCACATCGTGCATGAAATTACGAAACATAAAAGTGAATAAAAGAAATGGGCAACTAGTTTGAAAGTGTTTCAAACTCAAGCTGCCCATCTCTATTAATACGTTTTAAAGTTGTCGCTCAAAGTCTCCGTTTTTTCCACCCGTTTTTTTCATAAGCATAGTTGGACCGATAACCATATCCTTTCCAACCGCTTTACACATGTCATAAATGGTTAGCGCAGCGGACGTGGCAGCAGTTAAAGCTTCCATTTCGACGCCAGTAAGACCTTTTGTTTTAACTTCGGCATGAATGAGTATTTCGAAATGGTTATTCTCATGGTCAATTGCCCAGTCGAACTGCACGTCAATTCCAGTGAGTGGAAGCGGGTGACACATTGGAATGATGTTTGCAGTGTTTTTCGCAGCCATTACAGCAGCGATTTGCGCAACAGCAAAAACATCTCCTTTTTTATTTGTTCCTTCTGCAATTTGGGCGTGAATTTCTTCGTTCACGATAATGGATGACTTTGCGATGGCAACCCGTACTGTTTCAGTTTTATGTGAGACGTCAACCATTTTGGCGCGTCCTTGTTCATTGAAATGCGTTAATTTAGACAAAACAATTCAATCCTTTCGGGATGATTTACTTAAAGTATAGCAGAAATGTGAGGTTTTACGATTATGTCACTAATGAGAAAACCAATTCCAGTGAAAGAGGCTGTTCAACTTGTCATGAATCATACACAAATAGGAAGCAGTGAAAAAGTTCCGCTAGACCAAGCATATGGTCGTGTGTTAAAAGAGCCAATTATTGCGAAGCATGATGTACCTCCGTTCGATCGATCACCGTACGATGGTTTTGCGATTCGTGCAGAAGATTCGAAAGGTGCATCTGGAGAGAATCGAATTCATTTTCAAGTGATTGATGAAATTGGGGCAGGTCATTTAGCGAAACGCGGCATAGAAAAAGGTGAAGCTGTTCGAATTATGACAGGTGCGCCAATTCCGGAAAATGCAGATGCTGTTGTTATGCTGGAACAAACAATTGAGCAAGAGGACACATTTTCCCTGCGGAAACCTTTTGACACTGGCGAGAATATAGCCGTTCAAGGTGAAGACGCAAAAGAAGGAAAAGTGTTAATTGAAGCGGGGGCATTGATTCACCCAGGAACGATAGCGCTCCTAGCAACTTTTGGTTACGCGGAAGTAGAAGTCGCGAAAAAGCCGGTCGTCGGCATACTCGCAACAGGTACAGAGCTTTTACAAGTCCATGAAGAATTGACACCTGGAAAAATTCGAAATTCCAATGGTCCAATGATCGCTGCACAATTATCGCGCATGGACATTGAATATAAATCCTATGGCCTGCTTGGAGATAATCTCGATGCTTGTATGGAAATGGTTGAAAAAGCATTGGCTGAAACAGATGTCCTCATTACAACAGGCGGCGTGTCGGTAGGAGATTATGATTATTTACCTGTCATTTACGAAAAATTAGGTGCTGAAGTATTGTTCAATAAAGTTGCCATGCGTCCTGGAAGTGTGACGACTGTTGCCACGTTAGGGAGTCATTTATTATTTGGATTATCTGGCAATCCATCGGCATGTTTTACAGGCTTTGAATTATTTACACGTCCCGCGTTATTGAAAATGATGGGCGGAACAAAGCCCTATTTACCTCGAATGAAAGCCACGCTTGGCGAAGACTTCCCAAAGCCGAACCCTTTCTTACGCTTCGTGCGTGCCGTTTGGGAAATGACTGAAGAAGGTCCGGTTGCAACACCAGCGGGCTTTAATAAATCGGCCGCGGTATCGTCCATTGCAAGAGGAAATTGTATCATTGTTCTCCCAAATGGAACGAGAGGCTATACAAAAGGCATGGAAGTAGACGTTCTTTTACTAGGGGTAGAAGAAGGCGTTGCCAAGTGGGAGCTGTGAAGATCTTACATGTCGTTGGTTTTAAGGATAGTGGGAAGACAACGCTGATCTCACGCTGGGTGCGCTTGTTGAAAAGTGAAGGTCTGACGGTTTCCGTGTTGAAGCATCACGGGCATGCTTCATCTCTTGATATGCCTAACGAAAATACGGACGGAATGCAATTTTTAAATAATGGAGCGGATATGTCTCTCGTCGCTGGCGCTGGAACTGCTCAACTATTATTAAATGAAGAACCGAGTTTTGCGCAATTAGTGCACATGGCGACTTTAAACAATCCCGATGTTTTACTCATCGAAGGGTATAAAAGTGAACAAGGAAATAAAGTGGTTATAGTACGTGACGAAAAGGACTGGCAAGCGTTACAACAATTGTCAGGCATTCAATTCGTTATTGGACATGGTAAAATGAACTTACATGTAGATGTAATTGACCGGGCCGAAAAAAGCCAAGTTGATGATTGGTTTTTACAATGGGTAAAGGAGGATGGCCATGAAGCCATTTGAAATCGTAGAAGAGCCAATTGACATACAAAAATACGCAGATTATGTTCTCCATGCAAGTGCGGGGGCAGTGACGATTTTCACCGGGAATGTGCGTGAATGGACACACGGCGTTCGGACGTTATATTTGTCTTATGAAGCGTATGTCCCAATGGCCGAGAAAAAAATGGCGGAAATCGGGGCGGAAATGGAAGAGAAATGGCCAGGAATTAAAGTCGCAATCGTTCATCGTATCGGTGAACTACATATATCAGATATTGCCGTCCTAATCGCCGTCTCCTCACCTCATAGAGAGGCAGCCTACGCCGCAAATGAGTATGCTATCGAACGAATTAAAGAAGTTGTCCCGATTTGGAAAAAAGAAATTTGGGAAGACGGAGAAGAATGGATTGGTGCGCAGAAAAAATATCCGACGAAAGGGAGAAAATTGAATGATTAAAGTGCATTATTTTGCTCGTCTTCGGGAATTAACTGGGAAATCCGAAGAATTTATCGATAAAGATTACATGACGGTTCAGCAATTACTCGATTGGGCTGAAGAAAAGTATCCCGGATTTGGTAAGGATATGATTCATGTTGCAATTAATGAGGAGTACGCTTTAAAGGATGATACGATTCAAACGGGCGATGTGTGCGCATTTATTCCGCCTGTGAGTGGTGGATGAAAACCGTTGGCGTTGTACTAGCCGGTGGTTTATCTAGAAGGTTTGGTTCCCCGAAAGCATTCGCGCGGATGGGAAACAAGTACTTCTATGAATACGCAGTTGCTGCTTTAGCACCGCATTGCGATCAGATTGTGATTGTCACAAGACCTGAACTTGTTGAACGTTTCCCAAATGAGCTGAATGTCATTACGGACGATGAATCGTTTGTTGGCCTCGGTCCACTGGCTGGGATTTATTCAGTGATGAGTGTGATTGAAGCCGAACGCTATCTGGTCTTGCCTTGTGATATGCCTTATATAACGGAGAGCGTCATTGGAGGGCTAATGCTCTATCAAAAAGAATCTGTAATTGCTGTTAAAACGGATGATAATTATCATCCGCTCGTGTCGAGTTGGCATCGGCGTGTAAAAGAACAGTTACGACAGTCGCTAGAACAGAGGCGGTTGAGAGTGATGCAATTGTTAAATGAAGTCGAAACATTGTGGATAGACGGCGATCGTTTCACGAAGCATGCAAACAAAGTATTTAAAAATATAAATTATGAAACTGAATTAGAAAGAGGTGAAGAAAATGAGTGCAATGGTTGATCAATTAGGCCGACCGATTCGTGATTTAAGAATATCAGTGACGGATCGTTGTAATTTTAGGTGTACGTATTGCATGCCGAAAGAGATATTTGGCGACGATTATGCATTTTTACCGAAAGACGAGCTCTTATCATTTGAGGAGATTGAGCGGTTTGCCCAAATATTTGCAGATCTTGGGGTGAAAAAACTTCGGGTTACGGGTGGAGAGCCACTGATGCGAAAAGACATTTCAATATTGGTGGGCAAGCTGCTTAAGATTGATGGCATTGAAGACGTAGGGCTTACAACGAATGCAGTATTACTGCGCCAACATGCACAAGCACTTTACGATGTGGGACTCCGTCGCTTAAATATAAGTTTAGACGCTCTGAATCCCGAGGTTTTTGGCGCAATAAACGGTCGAGGCGTAAAACCAGATTTTATCCTGTCTAATATTGATTTCGCTCAAAAAATTGGTTTTGAAATTAAAGTCAATATGGTCGTTGAAAAAGGGGTCAATGAAAGTGAAATTATTCCAATGGCGACCTACTTTAAAGAGCGCGGGATCATGCTTCGCTTCATCGAGTTTATGGATGTCGGAAATGACAATGGGTGGAGCTTTGAAAAAGTCATTACGAAAAAAGAAATTTACCATATGTTAAAAGAAATTTATAACATTGAACCGGCCGAACAGCATTACTACGGAGAGGTAGCCAAGCGCTATCGTTATCAAGACAACGGTGCAGAAGTTGGATTTATCACATCCGTATCAGAGTCATTTTGCTCAACTTGCACACGAGCAAGATTGTCTTCTGATGGGAAACTGTTCACTTGTTTATTTGCCTCTGATGGATTTGACTTAAAGGCTTTAATTCGTAGTAATAAAACAGATGAAGCACTTGTGGAATCGATTCGAAAGGTTTGGGAACGCAGGGCGGATCGTTATTCAGATGAACGGACAGAACAAACTGCAAAAAACCGTAAAAAAATTGGCATGGGGTATATTGGCGGCTGACGTTTTTTAAGGAAAGGGCGAAACTTAATTGAAGCAAACGATATTTATTACAAGAAAATTACCTGAAGAGGTTATCCAACCGTTACGTGAAAAGTTTACGGTACGTATGTGGGAGGAAGAAGAGATTGAGGTGCCTGTTGATGTACTAAAAAAAGAAGTGCAACAGGCGGATGCACTTTGGACGACAATATCTGATCAGATTACGAAAGAAATCATGACTAGTGCCCCAAACTTAAAAGTAATCGCGAATCTTGCGGTTGGCTTTAATAATATCGATGTTGAAGCGGCAAAGGAGCTAGGTATCACTGTAACAAATACGCCGGATGTGCTAACAGAAACAACGGCAGACCTTGCCTTTGCCTTACTTCTCGCTTCAGCACGACGTATTACAGAAGCAGAACGTGTCTTACGTGACGGTAAATGGACGTCTTGGGCGCCGATGCAACTGACAGGGATGGATGTGTTTGGCGCTACTCTAGGTATTATTGGCATGGGAAGAATCGGTGAAGCAGCTGCAAAGCGAGCGAAAGGATTCGATATGAATGTCTTATATTACAATCGTACGCGTAAACTCGAAGCAGAAGAAAAGTACGGGTTTAGCTATGCAGAACTCGACAGTTTATTACAACAGTCCGATTTCGTACTTATTTTTGCCCCGTTGACGGAAGAAACGAAAAATATGATTGCCAAACGAGAACTCGGGTTAATGAAGAAAACCGCGATTCTGTTAAACGTTGCGCGCGGCGGCATTGTGAATGAACAAGACCTTTACGATGCATTAAAAAATGGTGATATTTGGGGTGCAGGCCTGGATGTATTCGAAACAGAACCAGTCCCATTAAACCATCCTTTATTAACGTTACCTAATGTAACCGTCCTGCCACATATCGGAAGTGCGAGCAT
This window of the Sporosarcina pasteurii genome carries:
- a CDS encoding molybdenum cofactor biosynthesis protein B; protein product: MAKEHEYSKDQSLALAVLTVSDTRHLENDRGGDTIRQMLESEGHQIVASSICKDEKQEIEESIKKWLENPNIQGIVTTGGTGLGFRDITPETIEPYFTKHIKGFGELFRMLSYTEDVGSKSLLSRAEAGIVEDKVIYILPGSVKAVELAMKKLVLPELHHIVHEITKHKSE
- the moaC gene encoding cyclic pyranopterin monophosphate synthase MoaC; the protein is MSKLTHFNEQGRAKMVDVSHKTETVRVAIAKSSIIVNEEIHAQIAEGTNKKGDVFAVAQIAAVMAAKNTANIIPMCHPLPLTGIDVQFDWAIDHENNHFEILIHAEVKTKGLTGVEMEALTAATSAALTIYDMCKAVGKDMVIGPTMLMKKTGGKNGDFERQL
- the glp gene encoding gephyrin-like molybdotransferase Glp, with the protein product MSLMRKPIPVKEAVQLVMNHTQIGSSEKVPLDQAYGRVLKEPIIAKHDVPPFDRSPYDGFAIRAEDSKGASGENRIHFQVIDEIGAGHLAKRGIEKGEAVRIMTGAPIPENADAVVMLEQTIEQEDTFSLRKPFDTGENIAVQGEDAKEGKVLIEAGALIHPGTIALLATFGYAEVEVAKKPVVGILATGTELLQVHEELTPGKIRNSNGPMIAAQLSRMDIEYKSYGLLGDNLDACMEMVEKALAETDVLITTGGVSVGDYDYLPVIYEKLGAEVLFNKVAMRPGSVTTVATLGSHLLFGLSGNPSACFTGFELFTRPALLKMMGGTKPYLPRMKATLGEDFPKPNPFLRFVRAVWEMTEEGPVATPAGFNKSAAVSSIARGNCIIVLPNGTRGYTKGMEVDVLLLGVEEGVAKWEL
- the mobB gene encoding molybdopterin-guanine dinucleotide biosynthesis protein B, whose translation is MGAVKILHVVGFKDSGKTTLISRWVRLLKSEGLTVSVLKHHGHASSLDMPNENTDGMQFLNNGADMSLVAGAGTAQLLLNEEPSFAQLVHMATLNNPDVLLIEGYKSEQGNKVVIVRDEKDWQALQQLSGIQFVIGHGKMNLHVDVIDRAEKSQVDDWFLQWVKEDGHEAI
- a CDS encoding molybdenum cofactor biosynthesis protein MoaE, whose translation is MKPFEIVEEPIDIQKYADYVLHASAGAVTIFTGNVREWTHGVRTLYLSYEAYVPMAEKKMAEIGAEMEEKWPGIKVAIVHRIGELHISDIAVLIAVSSPHREAAYAANEYAIERIKEVVPIWKKEIWEDGEEWIGAQKKYPTKGRKLND
- the moaD gene encoding molybdopterin converting factor subunit 1, with amino-acid sequence MIKVHYFARLRELTGKSEEFIDKDYMTVQQLLDWAEEKYPGFGKDMIHVAINEEYALKDDTIQTGDVCAFIPPVSGG
- a CDS encoding molybdenum cofactor guanylyltransferase codes for the protein MKTVGVVLAGGLSRRFGSPKAFARMGNKYFYEYAVAALAPHCDQIVIVTRPELVERFPNELNVITDDESFVGLGPLAGIYSVMSVIEAERYLVLPCDMPYITESVIGGLMLYQKESVIAVKTDDNYHPLVSSWHRRVKEQLRQSLEQRRLRVMQLLNEVETLWIDGDRFTKHANKVFKNINYETELERGEENECNG
- the moaA gene encoding GTP 3',8-cyclase MoaA, yielding MSAMVDQLGRPIRDLRISVTDRCNFRCTYCMPKEIFGDDYAFLPKDELLSFEEIERFAQIFADLGVKKLRVTGGEPLMRKDISILVGKLLKIDGIEDVGLTTNAVLLRQHAQALYDVGLRRLNISLDALNPEVFGAINGRGVKPDFILSNIDFAQKIGFEIKVNMVVEKGVNESEIIPMATYFKERGIMLRFIEFMDVGNDNGWSFEKVITKKEIYHMLKEIYNIEPAEQHYYGEVAKRYRYQDNGAEVGFITSVSESFCSTCTRARLSSDGKLFTCLFASDGFDLKALIRSNKTDEALVESIRKVWERRADRYSDERTEQTAKNRKKIGMGYIGG
- a CDS encoding D-glycerate dehydrogenase — protein: MKQTIFITRKLPEEVIQPLREKFTVRMWEEEEIEVPVDVLKKEVQQADALWTTISDQITKEIMTSAPNLKVIANLAVGFNNIDVEAAKELGITVTNTPDVLTETTADLAFALLLASARRITEAERVLRDGKWTSWAPMQLTGMDVFGATLGIIGMGRIGEAAAKRAKGFDMNVLYYNRTRKLEAEEKYGFSYAELDSLLQQSDFVLIFAPLTEETKNMIAKRELGLMKKTAILLNVARGGIVNEQDLYDALKNGDIWGAGLDVFETEPVPLNHPLLTLPNVTVLPHIGSASIQTRLAMMKMNQKAIMDVLEGRVPKNVVI